From the Lentisphaerota bacterium genome, one window contains:
- a CDS encoding glycosyltransferase family 2 protein, whose product MSDIPPVAIFGFIRPHTTAQVFARVREARPKRLFLCLDAPRPERPDDLAKYQEVRAIFDQVDWPCEV is encoded by the coding sequence ATGAGTGATATCCCCCCCGTTGCGATTTTTGGCTTTATCAGGCCGCATACCACGGCGCAGGTCTTCGCGCGTGTCCGTGAGGCTCGACCGAAGCGGCTGTTCCTCTGCCTGGACGCGCCGCGCCCGGAGCGTCCTGATGATCTGGCGAAGTATCAGGAGGTGCGCGCGATCTTCGATCAGGTGGACTGGCCCTGCGAGGTG